Genomic window (Verrucomicrobiia bacterium):
GCCTGGCGACCATGGACGAGCACTTCCGTGGGCAACGCCCGCGAATTGTAGTTCGAGCCCATCACCGAACCGTAGGCGCCGGCGCTCAACAACGCGAGATGATCGCCTTCGCCCAGCCTGGGCAGCGGACGGTCCTTCGCAAAGTAGTCGCCGGATTCGCAAATCGGCCCGACGACATCGGAGCTGATGAGCTTCCCGCCTTTGCGCCGCAGCGGAATGATTTCGTGATACGAATCATAGAACGCCGGCCGGATCAGGTCGTTCATGGCCGCGTCCACGATGAGAAAGTTCTTCCGGCCGGTCTGCTTCACGTATTCAACGCGCGTCACCAGGATGCCCGCGT
Coding sequences:
- a CDS encoding diaminopimelate decarboxylase, with protein sequence GIMYRDALASGSPEWWQKPAARKIITPAMYAGRLVKLLQPLGLRILMEPGRFISGNAGILVTRVEYVKQTGRKNFLIVDAAMNDLIRPAFYDSYHEIIPLRRKGGKLISSDVVGPICESGDYFAKDRPLPRLGEGDHLALLSAGAYGSVMGSNYNSRALPTEVLVHGRQAAVVRERQATADIWANEKTAPWQK